The segment AAATGAGGGCGGCGCTGCATGCGGTACTGAATACTGAGCCAAAGCGCACGGCAAAGTTACTGTCACCGAACAGCCACTGGCTAAAATTATTTATCCAATACCCTGCGACCGGTTTTTCGAAATAACGCAGTCCTAACAGGTGGGGAACGACCCAATCCCCGCGCTGAAGCATTTCCCGGCTGATTTCTGCATAACGTGTTTCATCAGGTTGCCATAGCAAGCGGCCATTAAGGGGGATTAAATAGAGAAGTGCAAATAACACAGATAATAGGGCCACATAACTACGCTTCAAAAATACGAACATTGGTACATCCTTTTCAAGGCGTTATCAGAGTAACGACAATGCTTAGCGAGCAAATTAAAAGCAGGCGACCTAAATATTAAGATCTATCATTGAGTAGTTTATTGTAAGGCCCAATTTCTATTCGCCAGCACAACGCGCCCATTCCTTTAGGCGCAGGATCTTCTTTGTTGACAGTTGGTTTAGAGGGGTTGAAGTCCAATAGAAAGAAAATGGCCTATTAAGGCTTCCCCTACTGTAAACGTCGGTTTGATTTTTTCTGTCTGACTTTCACTAATAGTAAAAGGATAAGAGTGCGCTATTCTAAACGGTCTTAATGGCAACGACGGTACGCCAGTAATCCTGGTGTTTGAGCAGTGGACATACCCCACATGACTGCTTTAAGCGCATGGCTGACGACGGCTAATATGACCCTGGCTGCGGCAGCTTTACAGGTCTTTACCTCTTCCGCCTGAGGAGTGGGGTACAGGTTATGGTAAAATAACAGTCACACTAATTTATTAATTCATCTGTAATTAGTGATAATACTTCTTCGTCTCCCTTGCATGTATTAGGCGGTTTACGTTCTGATGACCAGCGGCTGTACATCAGGAGAGAGCTGTTTTTAACAAATAAAGGGAGGGAGAGTGTCAGAGCCCCGTGACAGTAATACAAATAGCATGTCAGAAGTACCTTCTGCATTTTTCAGCTCGCCGGCAGCCGGTGGCATCGTGCTCATCATTGCCTCAGCAGCCGCTATTATCGTGGCCAACTCTCCGCTCAGGGAGGGATATGAGGCATGTTTGAAATACAACGCCGCCGGCCTCTCCGTTGAGCACTGGATAAACGACGGCCTGATGGCCGTGTTCTTCATGATGGTCGGCCTGGAAATCAAACGCGAGCTTCTCATCGGCCAGCTTTCCACGTGGAGTCAGCGCGCGCTGCCGGGATTTGCCGCGCTGGGTGGGATGGCCGTGCCTGCCGTAATTTACGTATGGTTTAATGCGGGCAGCAATGAAACCCTCGCGGGCTGGGCCATTCCTGCCGCCACAGACATTGCATTTGCGCTCGGTGTACTGGCACTGCTGGGGAGTCGCGTACCTGCCTCGCTGAAAATTTTCCTGTCGGCGCTGGCTATTCTGGACGACATGGGCGCAGTGGCTATTATTGCGCTCTTCTATACCAGTAATATTTCGTTTCTGATGCTGGCTGGCGCGGCGGTCACGGTAGCCCTGCTGTTTATCATGAATCGTTCCGGGGTAACCCGGCTGCTTCCCTATCTCCTGGCGGGCGGCGTGCTGTGGTTTTTCATGCTTCAGTCTGGGGTACACGCCACTGTCGCGGGTATCCTGCTGGCCTTCTTTATCCCGCTGCGGCCAGCCGACCCGGATAAAGCCCCCCCTCTGGATCAGTTGGAGCACGGCATTCATCCGTGGGTCACGTTTTTGATACTGCCGTTGTTTGGCTTTGCCAATGCGGGGGTCACATTGTCCGGCATGACGGCGGATGACCTCATATCGTCGGTGTCGGTCGGCGTGGCGCTGGGCCTGTTTTTTGGCAAGCAGGTGGGCATTTTCTTCCTGTCGCTGTTGGCCGTCAGACTGGGCCTGGCAAAACGGCCTGAAAAAAGCTCCTGGCTGCAGGTTTACGGCGTGTCGGTCATGTGCGGAATCGGGTTTACCATGAGCCTGTTTATCGGCAACCTGGCTTTTGCAGGAAGCCCTCTGTTAATCGACGAGGTTAAGGTGGGAGTGCTGGTCGGCTCCGTACTGGCGGCACTGGCCGGTATGCTGATACTGCGTTTGTCTCCTTCGCATCCTTTCCGGTAACGCATTCGAGTCTGTAAAATCCTCGTGATATGTGGGCTGCCCTCCCAAAGGGTGCAGCCCAATTTTCACAGATTTACAGCTCGTTATTCGTATATTTCTCCGACGGGCCTTCATGCAACAAGAGCGTGCCAGCGTTCGGTTTTACAAATCCGATACATACAGGCTTACTGATATGCTCGTTATCCTCCTGGAAAGTTATCTGGCTGATAGCATCAAGCGGCAGCTGCGGCCATTGCGTCAGCGCCCTGGTAAACGAAGCGTGGGTACAGTTTTTATCAGACCGACCAATCAGTAACGCCCCTGAGTGCAGGATATCGGCAAGTTTGATATCTGCGTTATAGATATTAGGTTTAGTGCTGTTATTCCAGGGGGTAATAATTTTGGGACCCGACGCTGCATAAAAAGTGAGCCATTCGGCCAGGTGCTCTCCCCCTACCAGACGCAATGGCGTTCCATAACGTTCTTGCCATAGCCGTTCCGCTTTTTGGCTGAACGGGATAATACCGCTCATTTTTTGCCCCGCATTACCTACATTCGTTATCATGACGGTAGCATACCCAAGCAGAACCAGACCCGCTGAACCCATTAGCAAGAGAGTAGATCTTCTCACTGGCTGCACATTGGGAGTGACGACGCAGGCGACAACCAGCGCTGGCGCCAGAATAAAAAATGGCTGTAGCCACTCCGTCAGTCTTCCTCCATGATGAAACAGAAACCACAAACAAATCAATGCCAGCGGTAATAAGGCGACTAACAGGACAACGCATTTATTGATGTCAGCAGGCCATCGGAGCCGAATTTTGCTTAGATGCAATATCCACCATAAGAACAGCAGCGGGTAATTGATACTGAGTAACTTTATGAATACTCCAGGGTTAAACTGACGCTTTATCTGCGAATCCACCCAGTTGAAGGCAGCGAAGTTATGCTCCCACAGCCAGAACAGGTTTGGAGCAATAATGGCAAGGCCAGTAAGTAGCGCCAGATAAAATATAGGCTGGCGATAACATGCCCGAATCTTTGGCATGACCAGCGTGGCAATTAACACCGCGCCGACAAATGCCAGTGTCGAATACTTAGCCATCGACCCCAGACCGGCTGTTACTGCAAATGCCATCCACCACGCTGGATGGCGTGCGAATGCCAGGAAAAAGAATAACAGCATCCACGGCCACAGCATAACCAGTAGATAGTTGTCGTTATAGCTAATAATGTCGAAGTTAATGATTCCTGACAGGTTGAGAGTGAATAATGCAAGCCAGGCCATACGTTCGCTACCGCTCAGGTATTTCGCAAGAAACCAGCAGCCGACCATCCCGACAGCAACCGCAAAAAAATGCGTGATATACCAGTAAACGCTCAGTGGGGTACCCGCAAACCACAGCGCCGGACGCCATACCATGCTAACCAGCCATGGATTTTTCGGTGAGCCCCATTCTGTATTTTGCGCCCAATTCAGTGCTTCAACGGCATCGTAAGGAACCGTGGGGTCCAGAAAGATAGTTGCCATACTCCACAAGAGAGCGTAGACGCCCACCCACACCATTAAAATCACGATACTCATCAATTTCCTTGGAGAAAATATATAAAGAGTGAAAAACCTTATTTTATAAAACCAATTCTAATTTTCAGTTAAACCGAAAGTGATTCAATCAATGTCACCGTGCTAAAGATGAAGGGGGAGCACATAAGGATATCCGTTCCCTCCCTCCGGGCCAGTGAGATTATTGTTCTGGGGCGCGGACTGCTAACAGGGGGTTGTGGTAACGGGAAAATGTGGGGTTTAGGCTTAGAACGTCGAAAATACACAGATCCGTCGTATCCGATACGACGAAATGAAATGAGCATCGGGCTTTTTACAGCGCCGGACTCAGGTGGGGAAAGGGTATATATGAGGTGTCTACGCATACTGCGGTTTTCTGAATAAAAAAAATTCACCACCTATAAAATGAACATTCTCCAAACCATATGCGAAAAATATCATGGGTAATCTTGCCGTGTAAGATTTAAATGAATTTTTTGCGCGGTTTACTATTAGTGCGATATGTTTTTTAGATTATTGTTGTCCCTCGATAAAAGTAAATAATTGTTACCCCGGAGGCTGAAAAAGATGATTTTATCACCGTTTAATAGCCATTAATGATTCAATGATCTTAATTATTCTTTGGGCTTAACCTAAATGCCATCCTCACATTATGTTACTTTATTTTTTCCATTTTTATAACCTATTAAGTTTCTCAGCAACGATGAAAAATAAAAAGTATTAAAGTAGTGCAGGTCTATCATATGCATTTAAAATAACCGCGTGGATAAATATAACTATTCAGCCTGCATTGCCGCTTTCTGCAGCATTTTCTCCAGCTGTCGCGGTGGCACTCCAGGGTTTTCTGTTTTATGGCCAGAAAAAAGTTCACACCTGCATTCAGCCCTGAGCTGGACGCACAGGGTTAACACCCCACTGACTCCAGGGCATTGATCGTTGGTGACGATCAATACCGCTAAACCGATCGTTTTAAGTGATTGGACTATGAAGGGGCCAGGAAATAGGGTGAACGGGTTCCCGGAACTGGGCGTAGTGATAACCTGATGAAAATTTTAGCCATGAAATATTGCACGGATTGCGGAATCAAACGCCGCCTGACAGCACGCCTGTTCGCAATCGATGATGAACTTTGCGACGACTGCTACTTTGCATTTGTTAAATCAGTACGTGAAAGGTACGACTGAGCAGTACCATTAGAGAGTGCTAA is part of the Erwinia sp. HDF1-3R genome and harbors:
- the nhaA gene encoding Na+/H+ antiporter NhaA translates to MSEVPSAFFSSPAAGGIVLIIASAAAIIVANSPLREGYEACLKYNAAGLSVEHWINDGLMAVFFMMVGLEIKRELLIGQLSTWSQRALPGFAALGGMAVPAVIYVWFNAGSNETLAGWAIPAATDIAFALGVLALLGSRVPASLKIFLSALAILDDMGAVAIIALFYTSNISFLMLAGAAVTVALLFIMNRSGVTRLLPYLLAGGVLWFFMLQSGVHATVAGILLAFFIPLRPADPDKAPPLDQLEHGIHPWVTFLILPLFGFANAGVTLSGMTADDLISSVSVGVALGLFFGKQVGIFFLSLLAVRLGLAKRPEKSSWLQVYGVSVMCGIGFTMSLFIGNLAFAGSPLLIDEVKVGVLVGSVLAALAGMLILRLSPSHPFR
- a CDS encoding glycosyltransferase family 39 protein, yielding MSIVILMVWVGVYALLWSMATIFLDPTVPYDAVEALNWAQNTEWGSPKNPWLVSMVWRPALWFAGTPLSVYWYITHFFAVAVGMVGCWFLAKYLSGSERMAWLALFTLNLSGIINFDIISYNDNYLLVMLWPWMLLFFFLAFARHPAWWMAFAVTAGLGSMAKYSTLAFVGAVLIATLVMPKIRACYRQPIFYLALLTGLAIIAPNLFWLWEHNFAAFNWVDSQIKRQFNPGVFIKLLSINYPLLFLWWILHLSKIRLRWPADINKCVVLLVALLPLALICLWFLFHHGGRLTEWLQPFFILAPALVVACVVTPNVQPVRRSTLLLMGSAGLVLLGYATVMITNVGNAGQKMSGIIPFSQKAERLWQERYGTPLRLVGGEHLAEWLTFYAASGPKIITPWNNSTKPNIYNADIKLADILHSGALLIGRSDKNCTHASFTRALTQWPQLPLDAISQITFQEDNEHISKPVCIGFVKPNAGTLLLHEGPSEKYTNNEL